In Antechinus flavipes isolate AdamAnt ecotype Samford, QLD, Australia chromosome 3, AdamAnt_v2, whole genome shotgun sequence, a genomic segment contains:
- the LOC127555344 gene encoding olfactory receptor 52H1-like, with protein MLLISGYHVYFQGFWDILKDITMVTFNLTGFNPDIFILVGIPGLEQFHIWIGIPFCVIYLVAVVGNLILLYLIIMERSLHEPMFFFLSLLASTDLVLSTAGVPKTLSIFWLGAREITFTGCLTQMFFLHYSFVLDSAILLAMAFDRYVAICSPLRYTTILTHQAIIKIILGICFRSFCIILPDVFLLKRLPFCQTRIIPHTYCEHIGVARLSCADISINIWYGFAVPIMTVISDVVLIAISYMLILLAVFRLPSRDARQKALGTCGSHVCVILMFYTPAFFSILAHRFGHNVSRTFHIMFANLYIVIPPALNPIVYGVKTKQIREKVIVLFSPKTTQ; from the coding sequence ATGCTCCTAATAAGTGGTTATCATGTTTATTTCCAAGGCTTCTGGGATATCCTAAAGGACATCACGATGGTCACATTTAACTTGACTGGCTTCAACCCAGACATATTCATCCTGGTGGGGATCCCAGGGCTGGAGCAGTTCCACATCTGGATTGGCATTCCTTTCTGTGTTATTTACCTCGTGGCTGTAGTGGGAAACTTAATTTTGCTGTATCTCATCATCATGGAGCGCAGCCTCCATGAGCCCatgttcttcttcctctctctactGGCTTCCACTGACCTGGTGCTGTCCACAGCTGGTGTTCCCAAAACCCTCAGCATCTTCTGGCTTGGAGCCAGAGAAATCACCTTCACCGGCTGTCTCACCCAGATGTTCTTTCTTCACTACAGCTTTGTTTTAGACTCAGCCATTCTGCTGGCCATGGCATTTGATCGCTATGTGGCCATCTGCTCTCCACTGAGGTATACTACCATCCTGACTCATCAAGCCATCATCAAGATCATACTGGGTATCTGCTTTCGCAGCTTCTGCATCATTCTCCCAGATGTTTTCTTGCTGAAACGCCTACCCTTCTGCCAGACACGCATCATTCCCCACACTTATTGCGAACATATTGGTGTGGCCCGCCTCTCCTGTGCTGACATCTCTATCAACATCTGGTATGGCTTTGCTGTGCCCATTATGACTGTAATTTCAGATGTAGTATTGATTGCCATCTCTTACATGCTTATTCTTCTAGCTGTTTTCCGCCTCCCATCTCGGGATGCCCGTCAGAAGGCACTGGGTACTTGTGGCTCCCATGTCTGTGTCATCCTGATGTTCTATACACCAGCCTTCTTCTCCATCCTTGCCCACCGATTTGGACATAATGTTTCTCGAACTTTCCACATCATGTTTGCCAACCTCTACATAGTTATTCCACCAGCACTCAATCCCATTGTCTATGGAGTTAAGACAAAACAAATAAGGGAGAAGGTGATAGTCTTGTTCTCTCCAAAGACAACCCAGTGA
- the LOC127555354 gene encoding olfactory receptor 52H1-like: MVTFNLTGFNPDIFILVGIPGLEQFHIWIGIPFCVIYLVAVVGNLILLYLIIMERSLHEPMFFFLSLLASTDLVLSTAGVPKTLSIFWLGAREITFTGCLTQMFFIHYSFVLDSAILLAMAFDRYVAICSPLRYTTILTHQAIIKIILGICFRSFCIIFPVVFLLKRLPFCQTRIIPHTYCEHIGVARLSCADISINIWYGFAVPIMTVISDVVLIAISYMLILLAVFRLPSRDARQKALGTCGSHVCVILMFYTPAFFSILAHRFGHNVSRTFHIMFANLYIVIPPALNPIIYGIKTKQIRDKVIILFSPKAIQ; the protein is encoded by the coding sequence ATGGTCACATTTAACTTAACTGGCTTCAACCCAGACATATTCATCCTGGTGGGGATCCCAGGGCTGGAGCAGTTCCACATCTGGATTGGCATTCCTTTCTGTGTTATTTACCTCGTGGCTGTAGTGGGAAACTTAATTTTGCTGTATCTCATCATCATGGAGCGCAGCCTCCATGAGCCCatgttcttcttcctctctttgctGGCTTCCACTGACCTGGTGCTGTCCACAGCTGGTGTTCCCAAAACCCTCAGCATCTTCTGGCTTGGAGCCAGAGAAATCACTTTCACCGGCTGCCTCACTCAGATGTTTTTCATCCACTATAGCTTTGTTTTAGACTCAGCCATTCTGCTGGCCATGGCATTTGATCGCTATGTGGCCATCTGCTCTCCACTGAGGTATACCACCATCCTGACTCATCAAGCCATCATCAAGATCATACTGGGTATCTGTTTTCGCAGCTTCTGTAtcattttcccagttgttttctTGCTGAAACGCCTACCCTTCTGCCAGACACGCATCATCCCCCACACTTATTGCGAACATATTGGTGTGGCCCGCCTCTCCTGTGCTGACATCTCTATCAACATCTGGTATGGCTTTGCTGTGCCCATTATGACTGTAATTTCAGATGTAGTATTGATTGCCATCTCTTACATGCTTATTCTTCTAGCTGTTTTCCGCCTGCCATCTCGGGATGCCCGTCAGAAGGCACTGGGTACTTGTGGCTCCCATGTCTGTGTCATCCTCATGTTCTATACACCAGCCTTCTTCTCCATCCTTGCCCACCGATTTGGACATAATGTTTCTCGAACTTTCCACATCATGTTTGCCAACCTCTACATAGTTATTCCACCAGCCCTCAATCCCATCATCTATGGCATTAAGACAAAGCAAATAAGGGACAAGGTCATCATCTTGTTCTCTCCAAAGGCAATCCAGTGA
- the LOC127555351 gene encoding olfactory receptor 52H1-like, which produces MVTFNWSNFSTDIFILVGIPGLEQFHIWIGIPFCVIYLVAVVGNLILLYLIIMERSLHEPMFFFLSLLASTDLVLSTAGVPKTLSIFWLGAREITFTGCLTQMFFLHYSFVLDSAILLAMAFDRYVAICSPLRYTTILTHQAIIKIILGICFRSFCIIFPVVFLLKRLPFCQTHIIPHTYCEHIGVARLSCADISINIWYGFAVPIMTVISDVVLIAISYMLILLAVFRLPSRDARQKALGTCGSHVCVILMFYTPAFFSILAHRFGHNVSRTFHIMFANLYIVIPPALNPIIYGVKTKQIRDKVIILFSPKAIQ; this is translated from the coding sequence ATGGTCACATTTAACTGGAGTAATTTCAGCACAGACATATTTATCCTTGTGGGGATCCCAGGGCTGGAGCAGTTCCACATCTGGATTGGCATTCCTTTCTGTGTTATTTACCTTGTGGCTGTAGTGGGAAACTTAATTTTGCTGTATCTCATCATCATGGAGCGCAGCCTCCATGAGCCCatgttcttcttcctctctctgctgGCTTCCACTGACCTGGTGCTGTCCACAGCTGGTGTTCCCAAAACCCTCAGCATCTTCTGGCTTGGAGCCAGAGAAATCACCTTCACCGGCTGTCTCACCCAGATGTTCTTTCTTCACTACAGCTTTGTTTTAGACTCAGCCATTCTGCTGGCCATGGCATTTGATCGCTATGTGGCCATCTGCTCTCCACTGAGGTATACTACCATCCTGACTCATCAAGCCATCATCAAGATCATACTGGGTATCTGCTTTCGCAGCTTCTGCATCATTTTCCCTGTTGTTTTCTTGCTGAAGCGCTTACCTTTCTGCCAGACACATATCATCCCTCACACTTATTGCGAACATATTGGTGTGGCCCGCCTCTCCTGTGCTGACATCTCTATCAACATCTGGTATGGCTTTGCTGTGCCCATTATGACTGTAATTTCAGATGTAGTATTGATTGCCATCTCTTACATGCTTATTCTTCTAGCTGTTTTCCGCCTCCCATCTCGGGATGCCCGTCAGAAGGCACTGGGTACTTGTGGCTCCCATGTCTGTGTCATCCTGATGTTCTACACACCAGCCTTCTTCTCCATCCTTGCCCACCGATTTGGACATAATGTTTCTCGAACTTTCCACATCATGTTTGCCAACCTCTACATAGTTATTCCACCAGCCCTCAATCCCATCATCTATGGTGTTAAGACAAAGCAAATAAGGGACAAGGTCATCATCTTGTTCTCTCCAAAGGCAATCCAGTGA